The DNA sequence TTGTTGGAATAGGCTAATTAACTTCATTGCAAATTTTTTCTTGGGAGTTTTGCATCTACTAAAGACATATCACTCAAACAAGACTATCAACATAAGCAATCCAATTTGATGGGTAAACAAAAGTATGCCCCTCCCCATTTTCAAGCATGACATCAATGCCATGTTTTTTTAACTCCACAATTAATTCTGGGGTGTATGGAGTACCAGTCGGCAAAAATCCGTTGGGTGTTTTTACTTCAGTCGATAAAGTAATGGATAGATCCATCTCTTTTTTATATTCCCATAATTTAGCAAGAAGTTCCTCGTAATGGGTCCCAAAAAGAGGAGTGGATACTTCGTACTCAGACCAAGTGTCAACTCGCCATTTACGAATGTCTTCTAAGTGCAAGTCACCAAAAACTAATCGCTCAATAGAGTTGCTTGTTCGATCTTGAATCATATTTAGAGCCTCTTTAATAGCACTTTTATAGTCACTATTGGGATGAAGGGGAGCTAAGCATAAAGGGGTCTTTAAGAACTCGGATTGCTTTGCAATATTTTTAATATGAATATCTTGAATTGAGACATGATTTGTAAGCACACCAAAACTCGTGAGTAATACGACATTTCTATTTTGTTCAAATAGGTGCATTAATGTTAAAAAACTATCCTTCCCACCAGACCAAAAGAGAATATCCAGCCCACCTTTTCTTGGAATCCAATTCATTAGTATTGGATTAGTTATTTGCCGTTGAGAATTTTGAAGATCATCGACATTAATATGACCATAAGGACAGTGACGGCATGAGTTCCCGCAGCATTTGCCCTGCCTTAGGAGGCTATCGCCTGTTAATACTTGATATCCTGTGGCAGGGTCAATATAAGTACTGCGACCCTCCTTGCATGCTTCTAAATGCAATTCATCTACATTAACCATAATTACCACCCTCACTATACAAACAAAAGGCCACCTAATGGTGGCCATAGATCGATAAAGATCTCTATTTCATAGCGTATCTCATTCCTACAAAGACATTAGATCCTGAAGTAGCATATCCATAACTAAGCTGATAATCCTTGTTAAAGATGTTGTTCCAGCGCCCAAAGAGTGACCAGTCTTTAGTAATTTGATAGTTACCATACAGATTGTAAATTGCATAACCACCCATGTAACCGGTGTTATCAAAATTGGTGCGATTAGCTTGGAAAGTACCTTCTGCACCCGCAGTCAATCTAGTGTTTTTGTACTCTGTGCCAATATTTCCAAATTGACGTGCTCGTTTAGCCAAAACATATCCAGTGCTCTGGTCAATTGGATTTTGCTGATCAAAAGAACCTCGAATACTTATGTTACCGAATCGAGTTGCGCCCCCTACTGATAAGCCAGTAATCTTTGCACTTGCAACATTGGTCGCACAGCCGTAATTAGGGGCCGTATTTATTTGCGTAGTAGTACAAGGAGGGGATGTACTTGAGTATTGGATTAAGTTTGCAATTGAGTTGCTATAGGCAGCTAAACGAAGGTCATATTGCCTAGTTTCATAGTTAAGCCCAACCTCGCTGTTTTTACTTTTCTCTGGCTTAAGCGTTGGGTTTCCATAGACTGGATAAAACATATCATACAAGGAGGGCGCCTTAAATCCTGTGCCGTAATTAATATTAGCCCTTAGCTGCTTTGTAAAAAAATATCCGTATGCAAGATTGCCGGTGGTCTGTGGACCATAGCCCGAAATGCTGTCATTACGGATGCTGGCATTGCCCAGATGTGATCCACGCTTTAGTTGATAAGCACTAGCAAAAGAGTTTGTTGTTTGGCTGAGATTTAAAGCCCCAGTAGTTGCAGTTGCAGTAGCAACTTTTCGCTCTGCAACAAGCTGGATCAAATCAGACCCGACGTTAACATCATTTTGCCATGTATAAATATTTTGTCGTGAATTACTAATGGCATTACTGGTTGGGGTAAGGGACTGTGATAAGTCATATGATTGTGCGGCTTGAAAAAGGCTTTTCCAGTTCTGGGTAATTTGATTTTTCGAGAAGAGCGAATACGTACTCACATCGTTAACCTGGTTACCAATCGGCTTCGCAGCTGAAAATACCGGGTATTGATTATTATTTCTTGCAGCAAATACTTGTAAACCAAATTCTTGCCCTCGTGCCCATTCCTGACTTATTTTTCCAGCCCCACCGCTTCGGGTGTAGCCCATATTTGAAGTTGTGTTTAAGTAACTTGGATAGGCATTATTTTGCGCAACGCTATTAAATCCAGTAGAAATTTCTTGCGTCGCACTTAAGGAGTATCTTATTTTCTGATCACCCGATGTGCTGCCATAAAAACTTACATCCGAAATTGACGTGCCATAAGATCCATAGCCAGTAGAGGCGCCAACTTGCATTGGTCCATCACCAGTTTTCGTGAAGATTTGTACAACACCACCAATTGCATCAGATCCATATAAGCTACTCTGCGGACCAAAAATGATTTCAATGTGATCAATGATTGATAAGGGAAGAGCTTGCCATGCTGGGGAGCCCGTTAGGGTTGATTGAGACCGAACTCCGTCAATTAATACTAGGGTTTGATTAGAGTTTGATCCCCTTAAGAAAACACTGGCAATTCCTCCGTTACCACCGCTACTGGATATCTCAACACCACGCTGTCTTTGTAGGAGTTGCACCAAACTCGACTGCGCTGCATCTGCAATTTCTTCTGGCCCAATATAAACGTAGTCTGCTAGAACATCATCGGCCTTGGTTGGCGTTCTTGTTGCAGTAACAATGATTGGATTAAGCGGGTCTACTGAATTGGATACCGATACCGATACCGATGGTGTTTGCGCTACTGCACTTTGAAATGGAAAGACGCTAGATAAAAGCGTTACTAACAGTGCAAATCTGCACTGTGTATTGCTGAACTGCTGTTTCATGATGAACCTTCTGCCGTCGAATCACCAAGCCAACTTCCCCGTTAGCCGAGTCGAACAGAACTTCATGGGCGCGTTTCCAGAACGTCAATATGTGCGGCGCATGGAGTCCATGCGAACGCTTCTATCGGCGCGCGAAGGATCCCCGTCCGCAAAATTCCACCTGTTTTGGCCGGTATCCGGGCTGGCAAATTTAAGAACCTGACCTTCCCATGCGATTGACGCGCACAGTGGCTATATCCAAGTTCTCTGTACCGAGCTACAAGGCACATTTGCTTACCGTTGCGGGGGCAGCACACGTTTGAGTAGTGTTTCCCGTTTAACTTTATTGCAATGCAATAAAGCACCATAACTCTTCAATAGTACCGCATTTAAGACCCCCAAATATTGGGGTTTTTACTGACTGAGCCTACAATAGCACTGTAAGAACAATAATAAATATGACCGTACTAGACAAACACCCCGAAAAAAACCTGATTCGCTTGCAGCTGAGTCAAAACATCGTCTTGCAGCATTTGGATCCGGCAAGCATGGCCGAGCTAGAGCGCCATTTAGTGATTTCTGATCTAAAAAAATCAGAGATTTTGCTGCACCAGGGCGACCATCAAATGGAGCAGTACTTTATTCTGGATGGCATTTTGAAGCGCATCGTATCGAGCTCGGACGCAAAAGAAATGATCTTGCGCTTCACGATCGAAAAGGACATCGAAACCAGCTATGCCGCATGGCGCCTCAAGAAGTCGGCTCCTTACAGCATTGCCTGCGTGACCAAGGCTAGGGTTGCGCGCCTGCCCATGAAAAAGTGGACTGAGTTCTTGGAGAGCCATGCTCCCCTGAAAGAGAGTTTTGAGTTTGAGGTAATGCGCCTGATGAGTGAAATCATGGCCCATACCATTACCTTGCATATGCTCGATGCGCCAGGCCGCGTAGAGCGCTTTCTGCGTAAGTACGAGAGCCTTTTTGGACTTTTGCCCAAAAAAGAGCTTGCAGCCTATTTGAATCTATCGCCCGAGACCCTAAGCCGCTTAAAAACAAAGCACAAAGACCTATTTGTCTAGTTTTTATATGGATTTGCCTTTGCCTCCGACGGGCTCTAACCCTTGTTTTTATTGGAATTAAAGGGAAATTGACGCAAGTCAATGCTGATCTACACCCCCAAGCCTAAGATGCATCCACCTAAATGCAGTTTGTTAATTCCCTGGGTTTAGGTGCATTTTTTAATTGGAGACACAAGACAGAAGCTAAATTGCCTTGCCAACGGAGTGAAGCAATCTAACCAATACAACTTTTATGACAAACGACAATCAAAACCAAGAACTTACCGACGGATTCCATCTCGTTATCGACGCCCTGAAGGCCAATGACATTGACACCATTTATGGATTAGTGGGCATTCCAATTACTGACTTGTGCCGCTTAGCTCAAGCTGAAGGCTTGCGCTTTATTGGTTTCCGCCATGAGCAGCACGCAGGAAATGCCGCAGCCATTGCCGGTTACATGACACAAAAGCCTGGTATCTGCATGACGGTTTCCGCACCTGGTTTCTTGAACGGTTTAACTGCCTTAGCCAACGCAACGGTGAACTGCTTCCCAATGATTCTGATTAGCGGCTCAAGTGAGCGCGAGATCGTTGACTTGCAGCAGGGCGATTACGAAGAGATGGATCAGCTTAATGCAGCCAAGCCATACGCTAAAGCTGCTTATCGTATTAATCATGCGGAAGACATTGGCATTGGTATTGCACGCGCAATTCGTGCTGCGGTATCGGGTCGTCCAGGCGGCGTGTACTTGGACTTGCCAGCACAGCTCTTGTCACAGACTCTGTCGGTTGCTGAAGCCAAGAAATCCATTTTCAAAGTAATCGACCCAGTACCCCGTCAGATCCCAGCACCCGATGCAGTAGCGCGTGCATTGAATGTGCTGAAGGGCGCAAAGCGTCCATTGATTCTGTTAGGCAAAGGCGCTGCGTATGCTCAAGCTGATGCAGACATCAAGGCCTTGATCGAAAAATCCGGTATTCCGTATTTGCCAATGTCGATGGCCAAAGGCTTGCTGCCTGATAACCATCCCCAATCTGCATCTGCAGCCCGCTCATACGTTTTGGCTGAGGCCGATGCGGTGTTGTTAGTTGGCGCGCGTTTGAACTGGTTGCTGGCTCACGGTAAGGGCAAGACCTGGGGTAAAGAGCGTAAGCAATTTATCCAAATTGATATTCAAGCAAACGAAGTTGACAGCAACGTCCAGATCGATGCGCCATTGATTGGTGACATTGGCTCCTGCGTTGGCGAGCTCTTGAAGGGCATCGCTGCTGTACCGAAGCCAAGCGCAGAGTGGATTAGCGCGATCAATGAGAAGAAAGACAAGAACATGGCAAAGATGGCAGAAACACTTGCCAAAGATGCCGTGCCAATGAACTTCCATGGCGCATTGCGCGTGATTCGCGATGTTGTGAAGAAAAACCCCGATGTCAACCTCGTTAACGAAGGTGCAAATACCCTCGACTATTGCCGTTCGATTGTCGATATGTACAAGCCACGTAAGCGTTTTGACTCCGGTACATGGGGCATTATGGGTATTGGTATGGGCTATGCGATTGGTGCAGCTGTTACCAGTGGTTTGCCTGTCATCGCAGTGGAGGGTGATAGCGCCTTTGGTTTCAGCGGCATGGAGCTCGAGACCATTTGCCGTTACAACTTGCCAATCACCACCGTGATTTTCAATAACAATGGTGTTTACCGTGGTACCGATGTAAACCCAACCGGCGGCGCTGATGTTGCTCCAACCGTATTCGTTAAAAACGCACGCTATGACAAGATGATGGAAGCGTTTGGTGGAATCGGTTACAACGTCACCACCCCACAGGAATTAGAGAAGGCATTGACTGAGGCAATAGCCGCAGGCAAGCCAGCACTAATCAATGCTGTCATTGATGAAACAGCAGGCACCGAAAGTGGTCGCCTGACGAATCTCAACCCAGCAAGTACTGCCACAAAGAAGTAATTGACGAGTTAAGTCGTACGCAACCCTAAGGAGATTTAATATGAGCAAGCCATTAGACGGAATCCGCATCATCGATTTCACACACGTACAAGCAGGTCCTGCATGTACTCAGTTGTTGGCATGGTATGGCGCGGACGTAATCAAAGTAGAGCGTCCTGGATCTGGCGACGTAACCCGTAGCCAGTTGCGCGACATTCCAGATGCTGACGCCTTGTATTTCACCATGCTCAACGGTAACAAGCGTTCGTTGACTTTGGATACCAAGACTGCAGAAGGTAAGGAAGTATTGGAGAAGTTGATTAAGGTTTCTGACGTCATGGTCGAGAACTTTGGTCCAGGCGCTTTAGATCGCATGGGCTTCTCTTGGGAACGCATCATGGAACTGAACCCACGCATGATCATGGCGTCGGTAAAAGGCTTCAGCGATGGCCACTCCTATGAAGATTTAAAGGTGTATGAGAACGTAGCGCAGTGTGCTGGCGGCGCAGCCTCCACCACTGGTTTCTGGGATGGTCCTCCTACCGTATCTGCTGCTGCTTTGGGCGATAGCAATACAGGTATGCACTTGGCGATTGGTATTTTGACCGCGCTGATGCACCGTGAGAAGACTGGCCGTGGTCAGAAGGTTGCTTGCTCGATGCAAGACGCCGTATTGAACCTGTGCCGCGTGAAGTTGCGCGACCAGCAGCGTCTGGATCGCGTTGGTTACTTGGAAGAGTACCCACAGTATCCCCATGGCACATTCTCTGACGTTGTACCCCGCGGTGGTAATGCCGGCGGCGGCGGTCAGCCAGGTTGGGTTTTAAAGTGTAAGGGCTGGGAAACTGATCCAAACGCCTACATTTATTTCACCATCCAAGGCCATGCTTGGAAGCCAATTACCGAGGCTTTAGGTCGTCCAGAGTGGGCAACCGATCCTGCTTACATGACTGCAGAAGCACGTCAAGACAAGATTTTTGACATCTTCGCAACCATTGAAGACTGGCTCAAAGACAAGACCAAGTACGAAGCAGTGGATATCTTGCGTAAGTTCGATATTCCATGCGCCCCTGTACTGTCGATGAAAGAACTCGCCGCATCACCAGATTTGCGTGCAAGCGGTTCGATTGTTGAGGTTGATCACAAGGTGCGCGGTAAGTACCTGACGATTGGTAGCCCAATCAAGTTCTCTGATCTCAAGATTGACGTTAAGCCATCCCCAGTTTTAGGTGAGCACACCGATGAGGTTTTGGCTGACCTGGGCTACGGTAAAGACGATATTGCCAAGTTGCACGCGGCAAAAGCAGTTTAATAACAATAAATTAGTTTGATCCTTTAAGGCGCTCCGAGTGGGCGCCTTTTTTATTGCCTTAATTTGCCCAGAATCAGGCTAAATCGCACAATGCGAAATCCAGTTTCAGAGCTTGATAATCCCTAGATGGGTGCGGCAAAAAGGCGCCAATTATGGCCACTAAGCACTGCTTAGCCACTAGGCTAGCTGGAAATCAGGGTAGTCCCGACTGGTAGAATTTGATTAATTCAAAATTTCAATTCTTATTAGGACTACTGTCATGGCAAAAGCACTGGAAGGGGTGAAAATCCTCGATTTCACGCACGTTCAATCGGGACCAACCTGTACCCAATTATTGGCTTGGTTTGGAGCGGATGTAATTAAGGTAGAGCGCTCAGGTGAGGGCGATGCTACCCGCGGTCAATTGCGCGACATACCCGATGCGGATAGCTTGTATTTCACGATGCTGAATCACAATAAACGCTCGATTACAGTCAATACCAAGACCCCTGAGGGCAAGGATATTCTCGAGCGCTTGATTAAAGAGTGCGACGTCTTGGTTGAAAACTTTGCACCAGGCGCTTTGGATCGCATGGGCTTTACTTGGGAGCACATTCAGCATCTCAATCCCCGCATGATCATGGCATCGATCAAGGGCTTTGGTCCAGGGCCATATGAAGATTGCAAGGTATACGAAAACGTAGCGCAGTGCGCTGGCGGCTCCGCATCAACGACTGGTTTTGATGATGGCCCGCCAATGGTAACGGGCGCGCAGATTGGCGACAGTGGAACTGGTTTGCACTTAGCCTTAGGTATCGTCACTGCGTTGTATCAGCGTACCCATTCGGGTCGTGGTCAGCGAGTGCAAGCTGCTATGCAAGACGCCGTATTGAATTTGTGCCGCGTAAAGTTGCGCGACCAACAGCGCCTTGATCGTAACGGCACCATGCAAGAGTATCCGCAGTTCCCCAACGGTCATTTTGGTGAAGCAGTGCCCCGCGCTGGCAATGCCTCTGGCGGTGGACAGCCCGGCTGGATTCTGAAATGCAAAGGCTGGGAAACCGACCCCAACTCCTACATTTATGTCGTGGTTCAGGCAGCAGTATGGGAAGCCATTTGTAAGGTGATTGGTAAAGAAGAGTGGATTACTGACCATGACTTCTCCTCTCCCATGGCGCGCTTGCCAAGGCTCATGCAAATCTTTGGTGAGATCGAAAAATGGACCATGACCAAAACCAAGTTTGAGGTGATGGATACATTGAATAAATACGACGTGCCATGCGGCCCTATTCTGTCGATGAAAGAAATCGCTGAAGAGCCAGCCTTGCGCGCTACCGGCACAATTGTTGAAGTCGATCACCCGATTCGAGGCAAATACTTAACCGTGGGCAACCCCATCAAGTTATCCGATAGCGAAACTGAGGTCACGCGTTCACCATTGCTGGGCGAGCACACCGATGAAATTCTCCAGGAGCTGGGATTTAATATCGACGACCTGATCGATTTACGCCACCGGAAAGTCATCTAAATGAAAGTTGCTCTAATCGGCAGTCAAGATTTTGGTAAGGCTGCTTTAGAGGCCTTTTTAGAGCGTGGCGACGAGGTAGTTGCGGTGTTTTGTCCGCCCGACAATCCCAAAGCTACAAAGCCTGAGATATTGAAAGAGGCAACCCTTGCAAAAGGCCTCGTGCCCTTGCAATTTGCCTCGCTCAAGAGCCCCGAGGCGGCGGATGCGATGCGCAATAGTGGTGCAGACATTTGCGTGATGGCCTATGTTCTGCAATTTGTGCCGCAAGAGCTTGCCAAGATACCGCGCTTGGGCACGATTCAATACCATCCCTCATTGCTACCGAAGTACCGTGGCCCGAGCGCCATTAACTGGGCTATTGCCTTGGGCGAGAGCAAGACAGGCCTCACCATTTTCCGGCCATCCGATGGCCTGGATGAGGGTGAAGTGATTTTGCAAAAAGAAGTGGCGATTGGCGCAAACGATACCCTGGGATCGGTTTACTTTGATCACCTATTTCCGCTTGGGGTTCAGGCGCTATTAGAGGCTGCTGATCTGGTTGCTGCAAGCAAGCATCAAGAGATAGTGCAAGATGAAGCGCTCGCCAATTACGAAGGCTGGTTCGATCAAGCGGCTGCCCGCATCCATTGGTCAAACCACATTACGCAGATCCATAACTTGATTCGGGCCTGCAATCCAGCGCCTGGCGCTTGGACCATGGTCGGCGAACAAAAGGTACAGATTTATGACGTGAAGAAACACGTCACGGCGACCTATGGCGCTGTCAAAGGTAAGCCTGGCCAGATCACGGCGATTGGTTCGGAATCCTTTTTTGTGACCTGCCATGGCGGTCAGATTGAGGTACTCAAGGCCAAAGGGGCTGCTGGTAAAGTCAGCGGCGCAGAGCTGGCTAAAAGCCTTGGTTTAACGGTAGACCAATTTTTTACTGCTTAAGGAAAGAAGACCCAACTGGCGGCGCGGGTCTTAGGTCTTAGATCTCTAAGTTATCAATCAGGCGGGTTTTACCGAGCTTCGCGGCGGTCACAATCACGAGCGGCTGACCGCCATCCAAATCGGCTTGAGTAGGTCTGGCTAAATCCCGTTGCTGGCGAATCGCCATGTAGTCGGGCTTCCACCCCCGAGTTTGCATTTGCATCAAGGCGTTCGCCTCGATATCCAGCAAAGAACTTACCGTCTTTTCTTTTAAGCCAAGCACCTGCTCGCGCATCGCGCTTAACTGGCGTTGCAGTGCCGGCGCTTCCGCGCGCTCGCTTGCAGAAAGATAGATGTTGCGTGAGGACAGGGCTAACCCATCTTCAGCGCGAATGGTTTCGGCTGGAACAATATCAACCGGTAAGGCAAATTGACTCGCCATCTGACGAACGATCATCAGCTGCTGGTAATCTTTTTTTCCAAAGACTGCAACGCGTGGCTGCACACAGGAAAAGAGTTTTAAAACAACCGTGCAGACGCCCTTAAAAAAACCAGGCCTGAACTCCCCTTCAAGAATATCGCCGAGTTGTTGTGGTGGATCAACACGGTATTCTTGTGGCTGTGGGTAGAGGTCTTTTTCAGTTGGGGCAAATAAAATGTAGACCCCTTCTTTTTCAAGTTTATCGATGTCGGCCTGCATGGTCCGAGGGTAGCTATCAAAGTCTTCGTTCGGACCAAATTGCAAGCGGTTTACAAAAATACTGGCTACCACCGGATCGCCGTGTTGGCGCGCCAAGCGCATTAACGATAAATGGCCTTCGTGTAGATTGCCCATGGTGGGCACAAACGAGGCGCGATTTTGACCCCGCAAATGATCACGTAACTCATTGATATCACTAATTATTTTCATGCGCTGGGGGTGTAAGCCAAACGCACGTAAATGGGAGCATAGGGCTCTGCTTGGGTAATCTCTACCAAGGCTTCCCGTGACAGTTCGAGCATGGCAATGAAATTCACAATCACCACGGGCACACCATTGCCCAAGGCAATCGCATCTTCAAATAATTCGCTGAACTCAACAAAGCGCGTGCTTTGCAGGCGACGCAAAATGCGCGTCATAAAATCACGCACCGATAGAGTTTCACGGGTGATGGTGTGGTGCTGATTTAATTTTGCTCGGTGCAATACATCACGCCAAGCCATTTGCAAGTCTTCTAAATTCACTTCGGGCCAAGTGACGGCGACCGTTGTATCAACATAGCCATGCGCAATTTGGAAGTCACGCCCTTGCTGCGGAATCTGGTCTAACTCTTGTGCTGCCAACTTCATGCGCTCATATTCAAGCAGTCGACGCACCAACTCAGCGCGCGGATCTTCAACCTCTTCTTCGCTATCAGCCTTTTTCATTGGCAGAAGCATGCGGGATTTGATTTCAATCAGCATGGCTGCCATGAGCAGATACTCTGCAGCCAACTCTAAATTAGTGTGGCGAATTTGATCAATGTAGGTCAAGTATTGGGACGTGACCTGTGCCATCGGAATATCCAGAACATTGAAGTTCTGTTTGCGAATGAGGTAGAGCAGTAAATCGAGTGGGCCTTCAAACGCCTCGAGGAAAACCTCGAGCGCATCGGGCGGAATGTACAGGTCTGTAGGGAGCTTAAAAAGGGGCTCGCCATACAGTTTGGCAAACGCCTCTGACATGCCATCGGTAACCGAGGGCGTGCTGTCAAATAAGCCATCTACCGGCTGGACCAGGGGGTCATTCATTGGAATAAACGTATGCCCGTTGTTTGACTTTGGCGGCCTTTAGGCGGCGCTGCTCATCAATGCTAATTGGCTCTTTGTCCCAAAGGAGGGCGCGCCCAGCTTGCTGGTCTTGCTCTAAGGTGGGTTTAGCCGCTTTGAGTTTTTCTAGAAATACGGTGACGTCAGATTGGTATTTGCGCATATCGATACTTAATTCTCAATAAATTCAATAACTTATAAAATCCCACGGAACTGGGCAACTCTCATTATTAACGATTTTGTATGGCCTAAGTCAGATTTGTGTCGGCATCCCGTTTTTAGCTATTGGCCGCTAATAGGACGTCAATTTGGGCCGGTTCAACGCGGCTCATGAGATGGGTATAGGGTGAAATGGGTTGCTGACTGGAGAGGGGTGTATTGATGTCGCTCCAAGCCATCGGCGCTACACATAAAAAGCGTTCAACACCGGCAGCAACCTGCGGCAACACTGGTTTGAGATACAGGCTTAAACACCGAAATGCTTCCAGGGTCACGCTGCAAATTGCCTGAAGATCAGCTGTGCGCTCGGGATCTTTGGCGATGTCCCATGGTTTGTTTTCATCGACAAAGGCGTTGACTTGATCTGCCAATTCCATAATGGTGCGAACGGCTTTTGCAAACTCGCG is a window from the Polynucleobacter difficilis genome containing:
- a CDS encoding DUF3460 family protein — encoded protein: MRKYQSDVTVFLEKLKAAKPTLEQDQQAGRALLWDKEPISIDEQRRLKAAKVKQRAYVYSNE